The Phycisphaeraceae bacterium genome window below encodes:
- a CDS encoding SprT-like domain-containing protein codes for METDRARQLAIQLMAENGLNHWDFAFNRRHRVLGLCCFTDQRIELSRPYVERHDEPEIRETLLHEIAHALAGPKAGHGIAWRAQCLRLGIPPRVRGEADMPSGRWQARCPGCAEQHARYRKPMRGRSYYCRRCGPDHGTLRFRDTQKLTTALQ; via the coding sequence ATGGAAACCGATCGAGCAAGGCAGCTCGCCATCCAACTCATGGCCGAAAACGGCCTGAATCACTGGGATTTCGCCTTCAACCGCAGACACCGAGTCCTTGGACTCTGCTGCTTCACCGACCAACGCATCGAGCTCTCGCGACCCTACGTCGAACGACACGACGAACCCGAAATCCGCGAAACCCTCCTCCACGAAATCGCCCACGCCCTCGCCGGACCCAAAGCAGGCCACGGCATCGCCTGGCGCGCCCAGTGTCTCCGCCTCGGCATCCCCCCACGAGTCCGAGGCGAAGCAGACATGCCCTCAGGACGCTGGCAGGCTCGCTGCCCCGGATGTGCCGAACAACACGCCCGCTACCGAAAACCCATGCGCGGCCGCTCCTACTACTGCCGACGCTGCGGACCCGATCACGGAACCCTCCGCTTCCGCGATACCCAGAAACTCACCACAGCCCTGCAATAG
- a CDS encoding EAL domain-containing protein: MSPSDNNTKHSAQASQSGGQPRAIEVEAPRLGAAVLHALERSNVGQLLIGTAGETLSANTAARGLLGDLANPGSLLQNALDKSDQAAFITWLSPENADTTRPIPLTLDLSRDHDHQLTITLLPCSGTHLDEADAAVALALIQPANHTYNRTNTSDTGLQLAAKATREGLWNWDLISDHLEVDPRWRELVEVPTDQAIARSQDWFSRIASSDLSQFQVDLTVAMSGGDGRIARELKMQAADGSTRWFEIRGIVVRDDSGRATHIAGTLADIDQQKRIEQSLAEVSTRDRLTGLASRTLLLQQVSQAIQRSRRIANYQFALLCLDVDGFKVVNDSLGPDSGDLLLQAVAERLPSTLRNIDLCARLGGDEFAILLDGLDNASSASDVARRLQGIISEPLEVGGHQMSLTASIGIVTSDGSYDSSEHMLRDADIAMNQAKSAGKAQAVVFHGNMHTEALNRLVYERELRNAVANNGFQLAFQPLVSLEERRVVGFEALIRWNCPGHGFIPPDRFIPLAEETGLIEPIGAWVLDEACRRLRSWMDAGLPQGRPLRMNVNVSQRQLVRGGFTEIVRDTLQRHRLPATALELEVTESVIMDQQDRVLRTLSELREMGVLLAMDDFGTGYSSLSCLHQYPFNVLKIDKSFIQSMEEKLQLGAVIQAIVTLAHTLGIQVVAEGIEEAGQLAALQALECDLGQGYFFAKPLPADDAIEFAHKYAQDQDLRASA; the protein is encoded by the coding sequence ATGAGCCCAAGCGACAACAACACCAAACACAGCGCGCAAGCCAGCCAGTCAGGTGGGCAACCACGTGCCATCGAAGTCGAGGCACCACGCCTGGGCGCCGCTGTCCTCCACGCTCTCGAACGCTCCAACGTCGGCCAACTCCTCATCGGCACCGCAGGCGAAACCCTGTCCGCAAACACAGCCGCTCGAGGACTCCTAGGCGACCTTGCCAACCCAGGCTCACTCCTGCAAAACGCACTGGATAAGTCCGACCAAGCAGCCTTCATCACATGGCTCTCACCCGAGAACGCCGACACCACACGACCCATCCCACTCACGCTCGACCTCTCCCGCGACCACGACCACCAACTCACCATCACCCTCCTGCCCTGCAGCGGCACACATCTCGATGAAGCCGACGCCGCCGTCGCCCTTGCCCTCATCCAGCCCGCCAACCATACATACAACCGCACCAACACCAGCGACACCGGACTCCAGCTCGCCGCCAAAGCAACCCGAGAAGGCCTCTGGAACTGGGACCTCATCTCCGACCACCTCGAAGTCGATCCACGCTGGCGCGAACTTGTCGAGGTCCCGACGGATCAAGCTATCGCACGCTCACAGGACTGGTTCTCACGCATCGCATCCTCCGATCTGAGCCAGTTCCAGGTCGATCTTACCGTCGCCATGTCAGGCGGTGACGGCCGCATCGCCCGTGAACTCAAGATGCAAGCCGCCGACGGCTCCACACGATGGTTCGAGATCCGCGGGATCGTCGTCCGTGACGACTCCGGCCGAGCCACCCACATCGCCGGAACACTCGCCGACATCGACCAGCAAAAACGCATCGAGCAATCACTCGCCGAAGTCTCCACCCGCGACCGCCTCACTGGACTCGCCAGCCGAACCCTCCTGCTCCAGCAGGTCAGCCAGGCCATCCAACGATCCCGCAGAATTGCTAACTACCAGTTCGCACTCCTCTGCCTCGACGTCGATGGCTTCAAAGTCGTCAACGACAGCCTCGGGCCCGATTCCGGAGACCTCCTCCTCCAAGCAGTAGCCGAACGACTGCCCTCAACCCTCCGCAACATCGACCTCTGCGCACGCCTAGGCGGAGATGAGTTCGCCATCCTCCTCGACGGACTCGATAACGCCTCCTCCGCCTCCGATGTCGCCCGCCGGCTCCAGGGAATCATCTCCGAACCGCTCGAAGTCGGCGGCCACCAGATGTCACTCACCGCCAGCATCGGCATCGTCACCTCCGACGGCAGCTACGACAGCTCCGAACACATGCTCCGCGATGCCGACATCGCCATGAACCAAGCCAAGTCAGCAGGTAAGGCCCAGGCCGTCGTCTTCCACGGCAACATGCACACCGAAGCGCTCAACCGACTCGTCTACGAACGTGAACTCCGAAACGCCGTGGCCAACAACGGATTCCAACTCGCCTTCCAGCCACTCGTATCCCTCGAAGAACGACGAGTCGTCGGCTTCGAAGCCCTCATCCGCTGGAACTGCCCCGGTCACGGCTTCATCCCGCCCGACAGATTCATCCCTCTCGCCGAAGAAACAGGACTCATCGAGCCCATCGGCGCCTGGGTCCTCGACGAAGCCTGCCGAAGACTCCGCTCATGGATGGACGCCGGTCTCCCTCAGGGACGACCCCTCCGCATGAACGTCAACGTCTCACAGCGTCAGCTCGTCCGAGGTGGCTTCACCGAGATCGTCCGCGACACCCTCCAGCGACACCGTCTCCCCGCCACCGCCCTCGAACTCGAAGTCACCGAGTCCGTCATCATGGACCAGCAGGACCGCGTCCTCCGCACCCTCAGCGAACTCCGCGAAATGGGCGTCCTCCTCGCCATGGACGACTTCGGCACCGGATACTCCTCACTCAGTTGCCTCCACCAATACCCCTTTAACGTTCTCAAAATCGACAAGTCCTTCATCCAGAGCATGGAAGAGAAACTCCAGCTCGGGGCCGTCATCCAGGCCATCGTCACCCTCGCCCACACCCTCGGCATCCAGGTCGTCGCCGAAGGCATCGAGGAAGCCGGACAACTCGCAGCCCTCCAGGCCCTCGAATGTGACCTCGGCCAGGGGTATTTCTTCGCCAAACCTCTTCCCGCTGATGATGCCATCGAGTTCGCACATAAGTACGCTCAGGATCAAGACCTACGCGCATCAGCCTGA
- a CDS encoding WG repeat-containing protein, translated as MNANDRSLSYRGVRGDETLYPITLHGLAGHVTASGDLAIAPVYDWADSFYDNLARVGLNGRVGFVNRRGHLQIKPVFELADRFMDGLARVRVEGRWGFVDKNGRWAIRPEFEAVGRFHGGLAAVLVEGRVGYIDKSGRVVVSPRYSRGRGLIDGQASVELVSEDGEQKRWAVMDRSGRLRWTDPTGEVLELGDLGDNLLRARTAAGWGYLDRSFRWVITPGFDEAREFSMNLAAVKREDRWGYIGKDGAWRLEPAYELADDFEPETGVAMVRERGGVGFIDRQARWVVEPLLAEAEPFAGNFARVRLLAGWTWMDRQGRSFWNPARQVDQLVDRSATLDRILRDDPNMVFRVKRVYPASELRSAEPTERLFVAEYLYESVLPEPENGLTVERVEGGEPEVRDSEGERLGSDER; from the coding sequence TTGAATGCGAACGATCGCTCGCTGAGTTATCGGGGTGTGCGAGGTGATGAGACGCTGTATCCGATCACACTGCACGGGCTGGCGGGGCATGTGACGGCGTCGGGTGATCTGGCGATTGCCCCGGTGTATGACTGGGCGGATTCGTTTTATGACAACCTTGCGCGGGTGGGTTTGAATGGGCGGGTTGGGTTTGTAAATCGGCGAGGGCATCTGCAGATCAAGCCGGTGTTCGAGCTGGCGGACCGGTTCATGGATGGGTTAGCGCGGGTGCGGGTCGAGGGGCGTTGGGGATTTGTTGACAAGAACGGGCGGTGGGCGATTCGTCCTGAGTTCGAGGCGGTGGGTCGGTTTCATGGGGGGTTGGCGGCGGTACTGGTCGAAGGCCGCGTTGGGTACATCGACAAGTCGGGTCGGGTGGTGGTGTCCCCTCGGTATTCGCGGGGGCGGGGGTTGATTGATGGGCAGGCATCGGTGGAGTTGGTGTCAGAGGATGGTGAGCAGAAGCGTTGGGCGGTGATGGATCGGTCGGGTCGGCTGAGGTGGACGGACCCGACGGGCGAGGTGCTGGAGTTGGGTGATCTGGGGGACAACCTGCTGCGGGCACGGACGGCAGCGGGTTGGGGTTATCTGGATCGATCGTTTCGGTGGGTGATTACGCCGGGGTTTGATGAGGCGAGGGAGTTTTCGATGAATCTAGCGGCGGTGAAGCGGGAGGACCGCTGGGGGTACATCGGTAAGGACGGGGCGTGGCGACTCGAGCCAGCTTATGAGTTGGCGGATGATTTTGAGCCGGAGACGGGGGTGGCGATGGTGCGTGAACGGGGTGGGGTGGGGTTTATCGATCGGCAGGCGCGTTGGGTGGTGGAGCCGTTGCTGGCGGAGGCCGAGCCGTTCGCGGGGAACTTTGCACGAGTGCGGTTGTTGGCGGGGTGGACGTGGATGGATCGGCAGGGTCGGTCGTTCTGGAATCCGGCTCGGCAGGTGGATCAGTTGGTGGACCGGTCGGCGACGCTGGATCGGATATTGCGCGACGACCCGAACATGGTGTTCAGGGTGAAACGGGTTTATCCGGCTTCGGAGTTGCGCTCGGCGGAGCCGACGGAGCGGCTGTTCGTCGCGGAGTATTTGTATGAGTCTGTGTTGCCTGAACCAGAGAACGGCTTGACTGTCGAGCGTGTTGAGGGTGGTGAACCCGAGGTTAGAGATTCGGAGGGAGAGCGCCTAGGATCGGACGAAAGGTAA
- the hspQ gene encoding heat shock protein HspQ, translating into MNPHDKINVPDYFPVEVPRFAAGQVVRHKRYGYRGVVVDFDLSCRANEQWYQGNQSQPEREQPWYHVLVDGSEIATYAAESSLDVDEDSEAVTHTLIRHFFEVYDGQRYVRNDEPWPGWM; encoded by the coding sequence ATGAACCCCCACGACAAGATCAACGTGCCTGACTATTTTCCGGTTGAGGTCCCGCGGTTTGCAGCGGGTCAGGTGGTACGGCATAAACGGTACGGCTATCGCGGGGTTGTGGTGGATTTTGATCTGTCGTGTCGTGCGAACGAGCAGTGGTATCAGGGGAACCAGAGTCAGCCCGAGCGTGAGCAGCCGTGGTACCACGTGTTGGTGGATGGGTCCGAGATTGCGACGTATGCGGCGGAGTCGAGTCTTGATGTGGATGAGGACAGCGAGGCGGTGACGCACACGCTCATCAGGCATTTCTTTGAGGTTTACGACGGCCAGCGTTATGTAAGGAATGATGAGCCGTGGCCGGGTTGGATGTGA
- a CDS encoding UDP-2,3-diacylglucosamine diphosphatase translates to MSKRKLRYRTVFISDVHLGTNGCHAKDLARLLKRIQCERLFLVGDIIDMWRLRQRWFWPKDHNEVIRRLLKLARKTQVIFIPGNHDEAARQYCGLEFGGVRVEHKAVYEKADGKKLLIVHGDEFDMVVKHSPWLAHLGAWAYGLLTTINTGYNWIRSLLGLQYWSLAAFIKLKVKHACTFISSFEQTLAREAKAHGVDGVVCGHIHKAEVRDIEGIAYYNCGDWVESCTILVEHDDGRMELIDGLRLMEQLRNRSASSPETADSVDLEVRVRPRDGGLEPFMPSSWAARHESELEDDEQAATTTHGRG, encoded by the coding sequence ATGAGCAAACGCAAACTCCGCTACCGCACGGTTTTCATCAGCGACGTCCACCTCGGGACCAACGGCTGCCACGCCAAGGACCTAGCACGCCTCCTCAAACGCATCCAATGCGAACGACTCTTCCTCGTCGGCGACATCATCGACATGTGGCGCCTCCGCCAACGATGGTTCTGGCCCAAAGACCACAACGAAGTCATCCGACGACTCCTCAAACTCGCTCGCAAGACACAAGTCATCTTCATCCCCGGCAATCACGACGAGGCCGCTCGGCAATACTGCGGACTCGAGTTCGGCGGGGTCCGCGTCGAACACAAAGCCGTCTACGAAAAAGCCGACGGCAAGAAACTCCTGATCGTCCATGGCGACGAGTTCGACATGGTCGTCAAGCACTCACCCTGGCTCGCCCACCTCGGTGCCTGGGCCTACGGACTGCTCACCACCATCAACACCGGATACAACTGGATCCGCTCCCTCCTCGGACTCCAGTACTGGTCACTCGCCGCCTTCATCAAACTCAAAGTCAAGCACGCCTGCACCTTCATCAGTAGCTTCGAGCAAACCCTCGCACGCGAAGCCAAAGCCCATGGCGTCGATGGCGTCGTCTGTGGACACATCCACAAAGCCGAAGTCCGCGACATCGAAGGCATCGCCTACTACAACTGCGGGGACTGGGTTGAGAGCTGCACCATCTTGGTCGAACACGACGACGGCCGCATGGAGCTCATCGACGGACTCAGACTCATGGAGCAACTCAGAAACCGCTCCGCAAGCAGCCCCGAAACCGCCGACAGCGTCGATCTCGAAGTCCGCGTCCGGCCCCGCGATGGTGGGCTCGAACCCTTCATGCCCTCATCATGGGCCGCACGACACGAATCCGAACTCGAAGACGATGAGCAAGCCGCAACGACCACACACGGCCGGGGCTAA
- a CDS encoding gamma-glutamylcyclotransferase family protein: MLYFAYGSNLDPHQMDDRCPGHHVHARGFVRGYRLTFPRDCVSWAGGVASIEPLEGCEVWGVLYDLTADHLETLDRYEGVAEGDYWRETIDVVLDGGRTVPAIVYIAAADEGGPTPPSRQYLEAIVRGAQSHGLPSDYIAGLQKTPVNTPKPA; encoded by the coding sequence ATGCTCTATTTCGCTTACGGCTCTAATCTCGACCCGCACCAGATGGACGATCGGTGTCCGGGTCATCACGTGCATGCCCGGGGGTTTGTGCGGGGGTACCGGCTGACCTTTCCGCGGGATTGTGTTTCGTGGGCGGGCGGGGTGGCGTCAATCGAGCCTCTGGAGGGTTGTGAGGTGTGGGGGGTGTTGTACGACCTGACGGCGGACCACCTCGAGACGCTGGATCGTTACGAGGGGGTGGCGGAGGGTGACTATTGGCGGGAGACGATCGACGTGGTGCTGGATGGCGGGCGGACGGTCCCGGCGATCGTGTACATCGCTGCGGCTGATGAAGGTGGTCCGACCCCGCCTTCGCGTCAGTACCTGGAGGCGATTGTCCGGGGGGCGCAATCCCACGGGTTGCCGTCCGACTACATTGCCGGGTTGCAGAAAACACCGGTGAATACCCCAAAGCCGGCGTGA
- a CDS encoding pyridoxamine 5'-phosphate oxidase family protein — protein MPEFSGLENLDDLLTVAWQRLVAATQTAHHPWHLAVLATVDDGGEPDARTVVLRRVEPGSRRLMCHTDVRSPKFAALRRNPAATMLVYDPGDKVQLRVLGRVTVHGDDALADEQWAASTVSSRRCYLAPSPPTAESEGPSVNLPEHLLGRVPTQEESEEGRANFGVISVTAERIDLLHLAATGHRRALYSWPNGQLEAHWLHP, from the coding sequence ATGCCTGAGTTTTCGGGTCTGGAGAACCTGGATGATCTGCTGACGGTGGCGTGGCAGCGGCTGGTGGCGGCCACGCAGACGGCCCATCACCCGTGGCATCTGGCGGTGTTGGCGACCGTCGATGACGGGGGTGAGCCGGATGCGCGGACGGTGGTGCTCCGGCGGGTGGAGCCGGGGTCGAGGCGGCTGATGTGTCATACGGATGTTCGGTCGCCTAAGTTTGCGGCGCTGCGGCGGAACCCGGCGGCGACGATGCTGGTGTACGACCCGGGCGACAAAGTGCAGCTTCGGGTGCTGGGGCGGGTGACGGTGCACGGGGATGATGCGTTGGCGGATGAGCAGTGGGCGGCGTCGACGGTGAGCAGTCGGCGGTGTTATCTGGCACCGTCCCCGCCTACGGCGGAGAGTGAGGGGCCGTCGGTCAACCTGCCGGAGCACCTGCTGGGGCGCGTGCCGACTCAGGAGGAGTCAGAAGAAGGGCGGGCGAACTTTGGGGTGATCTCGGTCACGGCGGAGCGTATCGACCTGCTGCACCTGGCGGCGACCGGGCACCGGCGGGCGCTGTACTCGTGGCCGAATGGCCAACTCGAAGCCCACTGGCTCCACCCGTAA
- a CDS encoding Gfo/Idh/MocA family oxidoreductase, giving the protein MSEFRLGILATGNIARQFAEAMPQSKRVKVVAVASRSEERARSFAERYGIARAYGSYGALLDDPGIDGVYIATPNDTHVALTLRALEAGKHVLCEKPLAPSEADAERLFAAAESAGRLLMEGFMYLSHPATRKALSLVNEGAIGTPRLLRLSFCYRTRKLEGNTRFRPELLGGALMDVGCYATSLALTMAGERADALSCSARLHATGVDELAVGHLTFPGGLIASFEVGMGVQTDNAALLCGDEGYVRLPVPWKPGERSEVELRQMTGPRQDGAVRPARSETFSLTADGPLFALEADDFALAARGEGKPSVSGRLSIDNAAALETLRRLGGLAY; this is encoded by the coding sequence ATGTCGGAGTTTCGGTTGGGGATTCTGGCTACGGGGAACATTGCGAGGCAGTTCGCGGAGGCGATGCCGCAGTCGAAGCGTGTCAAGGTGGTGGCAGTGGCTTCGAGATCGGAGGAGCGGGCGCGGTCGTTTGCGGAGCGCTACGGGATCGCTCGGGCTTATGGGTCTTACGGGGCGCTGCTTGATGATCCGGGGATCGATGGGGTGTATATCGCGACGCCTAATGACACGCATGTGGCGTTGACGCTGCGCGCGCTTGAAGCGGGCAAGCATGTGTTGTGCGAGAAGCCACTGGCACCGAGTGAGGCGGATGCTGAGCGATTGTTTGCTGCGGCGGAGAGTGCGGGTCGGTTGCTGATGGAGGGGTTTATGTATCTCTCGCACCCGGCGACGCGGAAGGCGTTGTCGTTGGTGAATGAGGGAGCGATCGGGACGCCTCGGCTGCTGCGACTGAGTTTTTGTTATCGCACGCGGAAGCTTGAGGGGAACACTCGGTTTCGGCCAGAGTTATTGGGTGGGGCCCTGATGGATGTCGGGTGTTACGCGACGTCGCTGGCGTTGACGATGGCGGGCGAGCGAGCGGATGCGTTGTCGTGTTCGGCGCGGTTGCATGCGACGGGGGTAGATGAGTTGGCGGTGGGGCATCTGACGTTTCCTGGTGGGTTGATCGCGAGTTTTGAGGTGGGGATGGGGGTGCAGACGGACAATGCTGCGCTGCTGTGCGGGGATGAGGGTTATGTGCGGTTGCCGGTGCCGTGGAAGCCGGGCGAGCGGAGTGAGGTGGAACTGCGTCAGATGACGGGGCCTCGGCAGGATGGTGCGGTGCGCCCGGCGCGGTCGGAGACGTTTTCGCTGACGGCGGATGGGCCGTTGTTTGCGCTGGAGGCGGATGACTTCGCCCTTGCAGCGCGAGGTGAGGGCAAGCCATCAGTGTCGGGGCGGTTATCGATTGATAATGCGGCGGCGCTGGAGACGCTGCGACGGCTGGGTGGGCTGGCTTACTGA
- the rpiB gene encoding ribose 5-phosphate isomerase B produces the protein MKIAIAADHAGFPLKAALSELLRELGHEVLDLGANELDPKDDYPDFARYVGNAIQHKQADRAVLLCGSGVGASIAASKMKGVRAAVCHDTYSAHQGVEHDDMNVLCLGARIIGIEPAREIVKAFASARFTAEERHRRRLEKVLAIEAAN, from the coding sequence ATGAAAATCGCCATTGCCGCTGACCATGCTGGTTTCCCGCTGAAGGCTGCCTTGTCCGAGTTGCTCCGTGAGTTGGGGCACGAGGTGCTTGATCTGGGCGCAAACGAGTTGGACCCTAAGGACGATTACCCGGATTTTGCGCGGTATGTGGGCAACGCGATCCAGCACAAGCAGGCGGATCGCGCTGTCCTGCTGTGCGGGTCGGGTGTGGGCGCGTCGATCGCTGCGTCGAAGATGAAAGGTGTGCGGGCGGCGGTGTGCCATGACACGTACTCGGCTCATCAGGGAGTCGAGCACGATGACATGAACGTGCTGTGCCTAGGGGCGCGGATCATCGGGATCGAGCCAGCCCGGGAGATCGTCAAGGCGTTTGCGAGCGCCAGGTTCACCGCAGAAGAGCGTCACCGCCGACGACTCGAGAAAGTCCTCGCCATCGAAGCCGCCAACTAA
- the mdh gene encoding malate dehydrogenase yields MPSRPKIAVIGGGNVGASCALWTASKELGDVVVLDIPQAEGVVKGKMLDLAQCSPIELFDAKITGTTDYADIAGAEVVVVTAGIPRKPGMSRDDLIETNVKIVRSVSENIAKHAPDAIVIVVSNPLDAMVYTAWKTTGFPTNQIVGQAGCLDVARYKTFIAMETGFSVEDINALLLGGHGDDMVPLPRFTNIAGIPVTEFISEQRLQELVDRAKVGGGEIVKLMGTSAYYAPASGVVQMVEAIVKDKKRILPCASYCNGEYGIKGLFVGVPTLLGAGGVEKVVEIKLNPDEQKLMDESASHVGDLVGVVQKMFPDLA; encoded by the coding sequence ATGCCCTCACGCCCCAAGATCGCTGTCATCGGCGGCGGCAACGTCGGCGCCTCCTGCGCCCTCTGGACCGCCTCCAAGGAACTCGGCGACGTCGTCGTCCTAGACATCCCTCAGGCCGAAGGGGTGGTCAAAGGCAAGATGCTCGACCTCGCCCAGTGCTCCCCCATCGAGCTCTTCGACGCCAAGATCACCGGTACCACCGACTACGCCGATATTGCCGGAGCCGAAGTCGTCGTTGTCACCGCAGGCATCCCACGCAAGCCCGGCATGTCTCGCGATGACCTGATCGAGACCAACGTCAAGATCGTTCGCAGCGTCAGCGAAAACATTGCCAAGCACGCCCCCGACGCCATCGTCATCGTCGTCTCCAACCCCCTCGACGCCATGGTCTACACCGCATGGAAGACCACCGGCTTCCCGACCAACCAGATCGTCGGCCAGGCCGGATGCCTTGATGTCGCCCGTTACAAAACCTTCATCGCCATGGAAACCGGCTTCTCCGTCGAAGACATCAACGCCCTGCTCCTAGGCGGCCACGGCGACGACATGGTCCCCCTCCCACGCTTCACCAACATCGCTGGTATCCCCGTCACCGAGTTCATCAGCGAACAACGACTCCAGGAACTCGTCGACCGCGCCAAGGTTGGCGGCGGCGAGATCGTCAAGCTGATGGGTACCTCCGCCTACTACGCCCCCGCCTCTGGCGTCGTCCAGATGGTCGAGGCCATCGTCAAAGACAAGAAGCGCATCCTCCCCTGCGCCTCCTACTGCAACGGCGAATACGGCATCAAAGGCCTCTTCGTCGGCGTCCCAACCTTACTAGGCGCAGGCGGCGTCGAGAAAGTCGTCGAGATTAAGCTCAACCCGGACGAACAGAAGCTCATGGATGAATCGGCTAGCCACGTCGGCGATTTGGTCGGCGTCGTTCAGAAAATGTTCCCCGACCTCGCGTGA
- the ribH gene encoding 6,7-dimethyl-8-ribityllumazine synthase translates to MPTDLTGSLIPGDHRIAIVVARFNEFITEHLLAGAMASWDQIGGDPENVTITRVPGSFELGVTARKLALTGEYAAVVCLGCVIRGETDHYDHVVEQTAKGVREVGTQTGVPCIFGVLTCDTLEQAIHRAGAKMGNSGRTALLAGVEMANLLRVIDEA, encoded by the coding sequence ATGCCTACTGACCTGACCGGTTCTCTGATCCCCGGCGACCACCGTATCGCGATCGTGGTGGCCCGATTCAATGAGTTTATTACCGAGCATCTGCTGGCTGGGGCGATGGCGAGCTGGGATCAGATCGGCGGGGACCCGGAGAACGTGACGATCACGCGGGTGCCGGGTTCTTTTGAGTTGGGGGTGACCGCACGGAAGCTGGCTCTCACCGGGGAGTATGCCGCGGTGGTGTGCCTGGGGTGCGTGATTCGTGGCGAGACGGATCATTACGACCATGTCGTGGAGCAGACAGCCAAGGGGGTCCGAGAGGTGGGGACGCAGACGGGGGTGCCGTGCATTTTCGGGGTACTGACCTGCGACACGCTCGAGCAGGCGATTCACCGTGCGGGGGCCAAGATGGGTAACTCGGGGAGAACCGCCCTGCTGGCGGGGGTTGAGATGGCGAATCTTCTCCGCGTGATCGATGAGGCGTGA
- the nusB gene encoding transcription antitermination factor NusB, with protein MKQQARLIRRLAMQMLYQIDLAGEQEAAELLEGVEDSELDADERQTAVDLALAAWVQRETADAVFAELAPDWPTHRQPPVDRAILRLAHYELASERVSARVAINEAVELAKAFCAEDSPAFVNALLDKAAHRLVEAGRLDPSATEGLPEPPALPQGETAWLADALKGEAKP; from the coding sequence ATGAAGCAACAGGCTCGACTGATCCGCCGGCTGGCGATGCAGATGCTCTACCAGATTGATCTGGCGGGTGAGCAAGAGGCGGCGGAGCTCCTCGAAGGGGTCGAGGACTCGGAGTTGGACGCTGACGAGCGGCAGACGGCTGTAGATCTTGCGTTGGCTGCATGGGTTCAGCGAGAGACGGCGGATGCGGTGTTCGCGGAGTTGGCACCGGACTGGCCGACGCACCGGCAGCCGCCGGTGGATCGCGCGATCCTCCGACTGGCGCACTACGAGCTGGCCAGCGAACGGGTATCGGCGCGGGTGGCCATTAACGAGGCGGTTGAACTGGCCAAGGCATTCTGTGCCGAGGATTCACCCGCGTTCGTGAATGCTTTGCTGGACAAGGCGGCTCATCGGCTGGTGGAAGCCGGTCGGCTGGACCCGTCGGCGACGGAGGGGCTTCCAGAGCCGCCCGCACTTCCTCAGGGGGAGACCGCGTGGCTGGCTGATGCGCTCAAGGGTGAGGCTAAGCCTTAA
- a CDS encoding amidohydrolase family protein gives MIIDCHTHLNNYHEERVVSIEQCLDRLQQDMAANNVDISLVLSSYKVTDHRPPTAKVVEATRHLDNIFVVAGISIMHYKERDLREISDFLAEGLVKGLKLYPGYEPFYPYDARCKVVYDLAAEYNVPVMIHTGDTYSPKGKVRFSHPLNVDDVAVDNPDVNFIICHIGNPWIRDCMEVVYKNENAYADVSGLVLGNFQEKFERYMHEQVEDMITYAGEPKYLLYGTDWPICEMAPYLKFMRGLDITDKARELIMWRTAARLFKLDVPEAASHDDPS, from the coding sequence ATGATTATCGACTGCCACACCCACCTCAACAACTACCACGAAGAACGCGTTGTTTCGATCGAGCAGTGCTTGGATCGACTCCAACAGGATATGGCCGCCAACAACGTCGATATCTCGTTGGTACTCAGCTCCTACAAGGTCACCGATCACCGCCCGCCGACCGCTAAAGTCGTCGAGGCCACCCGCCACCTCGACAACATCTTCGTCGTCGCCGGCATCAGCATCATGCACTACAAAGAACGCGACCTCCGCGAGATCAGCGATTTTCTCGCAGAGGGCCTTGTCAAAGGTCTCAAACTCTACCCTGGCTACGAGCCTTTCTACCCCTATGACGCACGCTGCAAGGTGGTCTACGATCTCGCTGCTGAATACAACGTCCCGGTCATGATCCACACCGGCGACACCTACTCTCCAAAAGGCAAAGTCCGTTTCTCGCACCCACTCAATGTCGACGATGTCGCCGTGGACAACCCCGATGTCAACTTCATCATCTGCCACATCGGTAACCCCTGGATCCGTGACTGCATGGAAGTTGTCTACAAGAACGAGAACGCCTACGCCGATGTCTCAGGACTTGTCCTCGGAAACTTTCAGGAGAAGTTCGAACGCTACATGCACGAGCAGGTCGAAGACATGATCACCTACGCTGGCGAGCCGAAGTACCTGCTCTATGGCACCGACTGGCCTATCTGTGAGATGGCCCCGTACCTCAAGTTCATGAGAGGGCTCGACATCACCGACAAAGCCCGCGAACTCATCATGTGGAGGACCGCAGCCCGGCTCTTCAAGCTCGATGTCCCCGAAGCCGCCAGTCATGATGATCCGAGTTAA